A genomic region of Rhizomicrobium sp. contains the following coding sequences:
- a CDS encoding CoA ester lyase encodes MILRSLLFVPADSEKKLAKAKALPADALILDLEDSVAPQNRVRARGLAREFLKEKHRPAVWVRINPVGSDDFVADMQAVIAGAPAGLVVPKPDGPQDLLTLDAHLITLETQAGLAQRSIRLLPVATETPTAVLSLQDYRSPPPRLAAMSWGAEDLAAALGAATNRDAAGEFLFVHKMVRALVLIAAKAAGVDAIETLHADFRDGAGLERAARAAQREGFSGMLAIHPDQVPTINAAFTPSAADVAHAEKVVAAFAAGAGVASLDGKMLDQPHLKQARHVLALCEALRSSSEAVAH; translated from the coding sequence ATGATCCTCCGCTCCCTCCTCTTCGTGCCCGCCGACAGCGAGAAGAAGCTCGCCAAGGCGAAAGCCTTGCCGGCCGACGCGCTGATCCTCGATCTGGAGGATTCCGTCGCGCCGCAGAACCGCGTCCGCGCGCGCGGCCTCGCGCGCGAGTTCCTCAAGGAGAAGCACCGCCCCGCGGTCTGGGTGCGCATCAATCCGGTCGGCTCGGACGATTTCGTCGCCGACATGCAGGCCGTTATCGCCGGCGCGCCGGCCGGCCTCGTCGTGCCCAAGCCCGACGGGCCGCAGGACCTGCTCACCCTCGACGCTCATCTCATCACGCTGGAGACGCAGGCCGGCCTCGCCCAGCGCTCGATCCGGCTCCTGCCCGTCGCCACCGAGACGCCGACCGCCGTGTTGTCGCTGCAGGACTATCGTTCGCCGCCGCCGCGCCTCGCCGCGATGAGCTGGGGCGCCGAGGATCTGGCCGCCGCGCTCGGCGCCGCGACCAACCGCGACGCGGCCGGCGAATTCCTCTTTGTGCACAAGATGGTGCGCGCCCTGGTCCTCATCGCCGCCAAGGCCGCCGGGGTCGATGCCATCGAGACGCTGCACGCCGATTTCCGCGACGGCGCCGGTCTCGAACGCGCCGCGCGTGCCGCCCAGCGCGAGGGCTTCTCCGGCATGCTCGCGATCCATCCTGATCAGGTCCCGACGATCAACGCCGCCTTCACGCCGTCAGCGGCAGACGTCGCGCACGCGGAGAAAGTCGTCGCCGCCTTCGCCGCGGGCGCCGGCGTCGCATCGCTCGACGGCAAGATGCTCGACCAGCCGCATC
- a CDS encoding MaoC family dehydratase — protein sequence MPGLYFEQFHVGQSFDHAIRRTVTEADNVLFTAMTHNPAALHLDEEYAKTTEFGARIVNSLFTLGLMIGISVHETTLGTTVANLGMTDVIFPKPVFHGDTLHVETTVLEIRESKSRPTQGIVVFEHKAINQRGEVVAQCRRSALMHRTPVDPGLKERQREAARRLIELGGSDPNAVAAPRRRPWTDDESQ from the coding sequence ATGCCCGGTCTCTATTTCGAACAATTCCACGTCGGCCAGAGCTTCGACCACGCCATCCGCCGCACCGTGACGGAGGCCGACAACGTCCTCTTCACCGCGATGACGCACAATCCCGCCGCGCTGCATCTCGACGAGGAATACGCCAAGACCACCGAGTTCGGCGCCCGCATCGTCAATTCGCTGTTCACGCTCGGCCTGATGATCGGCATCTCGGTGCACGAGACGACGCTCGGCACCACCGTCGCCAATCTCGGCATGACGGACGTGATCTTCCCCAAGCCCGTCTTCCACGGCGACACGCTGCATGTGGAGACGACGGTTCTCGAAATCCGCGAGAGCAAATCGCGTCCCACGCAAGGCATCGTCGTCTTCGAGCACAAGGCGATCAACCAGCGCGGCGAGGTCGTCGCCCAATGCAGGCGCAGCGCGTTGATGCATCGGACGCCGGTCGATCCCGGTCTCAAAGAGCGGCAACGCGAGGCGGCCCGCAGGCTGATAGAGTTGGGCGGAAGCGACCCGAATGCGGTTGCAGCTCCTCGCCGACGCCCTTGGACCGATGACGAGAGTCAGTGA